A stretch of the Salarias fasciatus chromosome 3, fSalaFa1.1, whole genome shotgun sequence genome encodes the following:
- the LOC115382880 gene encoding uncharacterized protein LOC115382880, whose translation MEDRRLLALTSLIIYTATLPAFSAGLTVSPSRSQFLQRDSVSLSCEKDGWTVWRKTSRRQRSSCGDGWGEPAGSSCRISYMLTRDSGVYWCESREGAAGSSINITVAGKRVYTVVLQSPVLPVMEGQDVTLGCRTSAPSTLSAEFFKDGVSIGTESTGHMTLRHVSRSAEGLYRCSFRGVGESPPSWISVSGNHKTDPPPGSSSDPPPGSSSDPPPGSSSRLLPVWISLSSLVVVLLLVLLLVRFCSRNPEGAAAEPEVTYSDVNILQRQQQPVRWSRGERSP comes from the exons ATGGAGGACAGACGTCTGCTGG ctctgacctctctgaTCATCTACACAGCAACGCTTCCAG CGTTCTCAGCAGGACTGACTGTGAGTCCCAGCAGATCTCAGTTCCTTCAAAGAgactcagtgtctctgagctgtgagaAGGACGGATGGACGGTTTGGAGGAAGAccagcaggagacagaggagttCATGTGGAGATGGGTGGGGAGAAcctgctggttcctcctgtagaaTCAGCTACATGTTGACCAGAGACAGTGGAGTTTACTGGTGTGAGtccagagagggagcagctggaagcagcatcaACATCACTGTAGCTGGTAAGAgagtct aTACAGTGGTCCTCCAGAGTCCCGTCCTCCCTGTGATGGAGGGACAGGACGTCACTCTGGGTTGTAGAACCAgcgctccctccaccctctcagcTGAGTTCTTTAAAGATGGCGTCTCCATCGGGACTGAGtccacaggtcacatgaccctcCGCCATGTTTCCCGCTCTGCTGAAGGCCTCTACAGGTGTAGCTTCAGAGGTGTTGGAGAGTCTCCACCCAGCTGGATCTCTGTCTCAG GGAACCACAAgacagatcctcctcctggttcctcctctgatcctcctcctggttcctcctctgatcctcctcctggttcctcctcccgtctcctccctgtgtggatctccctctcctctctcgttgtggttctcctgctggttctcctgctggtccggTTCTGCAGCAGGAACCCTGAAG GCGCGGCAGCAGAACCTGAAGTCACCTACAGCGACGTCAACATcctgcagcgtcagcagcagccggtCCGATGGAGCAGAG GTGAAAGGTCACCATAG